DNA sequence from the Malus sylvestris chromosome 10, drMalSylv7.2, whole genome shotgun sequence genome:
GATTATTAATGCGAACAGCTCATCAGCAGCAAAAGGTTGCTTGCTCGCGAACACCGGGATGCAGATCTCATCTCCACGGAATCCGGGGATCAAGCGAAGGTGAGGACCCATGAGAGAGCATTTAATATTTCTTACAACTTGACCATGATTCCATGAATTAATTATTCTAATTAGTACTTAATTTCTGCTATATAAATTAATCCTGATTAATAGTTAAGTTTACATTATcagtatcatcatcatcatcatcattttaTAGATCAACAACCTTGATGACAAAGTGCCTTTATGCAACTTGGGTTTTGATTTATACATGGTGAAGATCTAAGAATAGGGTTTGTTATTTAAAGCATTTGTTATTAATACAAATAGGATTTAGGGTGCAGTCAAGTTAGTTAGAGCGATATATatgcataaaaaaaacatatacatttatgtatatgctCTTCCTGCACTCAAGTCTGGGTCCCTTTTCCTgtaatttagataaattttgATTGACTATTGCTtgtataaaagaaaatatatcaatATTTTTAGGTTTGACTAGCTCTAAAGTCTTCAGTCTTGAAGAGGGAGTAGCTCTCTAGGACTGTTTTCCAGGTGAGATTGATAAATGCCAACATTACTAACTAGCATATAGATACCTAAACACGATATGCATCTTTGTCTTTTTGGGGTTTAATCAAACCTCGAAAAGGTATGGGGCTTTGCTTTGTGTCACAATAACAATCACACACTTAGCTTTCATCTTTTATATATCTGGGAACTACTTTTCTACCCCAATCCACACCGCCTGAAAGGATCGATCACTGCTTTTCGATTGGTATTGGTCTCCTTTGGAATATACCATCTATTACTTCATCCTTTCAATTTCAACAAAAAACAGGGATAGAAAATGAGATATTTCATTCGCTCCCACCAATCTAATTTAAATAGTGTGTTTAACTTTTACGTAAGACATTTAATCATACTTAATTATCTATATGAGCAGGAAGAGCCAGGCAAAGAAGGTGGTGTGCATTCCAGCGCCAGCGGCTGCAAACAGCAGGCCTACTGGAGAAGTAGTTCCGTCTGATCTGTGGGCATGGAGAAAGTACGGTCAGAAACCCATCAAAGGGTCACCTTTTCCAAGGTTAGTAAGTTTCATTTGTCATCATTTTTCTATATACTAGAAAAGAGTTTCACATTCACTTGTCATATAATCAGTGTTTTAAAAGGCTCGCCTCAAGGCGGCCTTTGAGGCTAGGTGTCAGTGTTCCTGCCTCTGTTTTGAGGGAGTGAGTTGAAGGCTTTGCTGGAGCTCGTCTAGGTGGCAGAGGCGCGCCTCAGGGCGTTcatttgggcttttttttttcttcaaaatccaGGTTTTCTGCCATTCTAGTTTCAacgaagaagaatgagagaCTTTCTCTCTCCAAATCCCATAAATTTCCATAATAATTACTCCACTTagcctttatttcattttaaataccTTATAAATACTTCACTCAACTATTTATTTTCgccatttatttcattttaaataccTTATAAATACTTcaccccatttattttattttaaataccCTATAAATACTCCACTCAAActtttattttcctttaaattccCATAAGTATTGCTTTATATCATTTTAAATACCCTATACTACTCCACTCAGCCTttatttccttttaaattaCTTATAATTGTAACATTCAGCCTTTATTTTGCTTGAAATTTTCCTATAATTGTGACCATTCATCCTTATTTTCCTTGAAGTTCTCCATAATTGCtcacaataaaataaataattataacatTTTGAGACTATATGACATAGTTTCCAAGTACAACTAGACCTAGTAATAAAGAAGATGATATTATCTTTGATTTAGTTATAgttatatttgtttttacaaagtattatatTGTCATAAATAtacttatatataatatatattaaaattttaggtttcGTGAGGCGCTGGGCTATCCATTGGACGCCTCGGCCACGCCCCCGCCTTTTAATACATTGCATATAATAGAAAGTTCCTATGTAAGTAAAACTAAGGATTTGGATTGCACATCTCACTGACAACCATGAAGGGTTGTGtctcattttcttttatcataTCTACCCATTTAATTCAAAATTCTAAGTAGGGTTTTAATGCACTACGAGTGAAGTGCCCTTATATTAGTCCGATCAAAAAATTTGTGCTTTGGAGTATGAGATTCTTTTGGAATTTTAATCGTTAGatcataatttttataattttttaataaagatttaACGGTTTAAAAGTTTGGATTATCCCATATTTCGTAGCACTATAGGAGTCACTAGTCTGAGTAGGGAGTGAAGTGGAAAATTCGGCTAGGGTAAAATAGGTTTTTTCGCACTCtcataaattttcttttatagaACTGATTTTCGTACAACTTTTTCTTTACATGTATagtacatatttatttatttatggcactTGATAGAATAAAGAATTAAAGagaactaaataaataaaagtgcaCCCTTCACTGCGACTATTATTAGTTGATATGTGATGGAAACAATATAATCAAAGATTTGATCAACATAATCATCATTATAATCATAATAATCATCTATATATTATCAATGCCATTGAACTTAACTAAATCAGCTTATTTGTTTGATACTTCTTGCAGGGGCTACTACAGATGTAGCAGCTCAAAGGGTTGCCCAGCAAGAAAACAAGTAGAGCGTAGCCGGACGGATCCAAACATGTTGGTAATCACATACACTTCTGAACACAACCATCCATGGCCTACTCAGAGAAATGCCCTAGCTGGCTCAACCAGATCCCAGCCATCCAAAAACGGCGTCGCCGCCGCCTTGAAGGTCTCTCCCAGTAGCTCTCATCAGGCTCATCAAAAGCCAACTAGCCCAACAAAGGAAGAACAAAATGAGAATATGAATGATGATAACCAAGTGTCTCCAACAGTTATCACCGCTGGAAGTAATTCAACAGTGAAGGAAGAATTTGAGGGCATTGAGAAGCAATTAGAGATTGATCATCATCAGCAGCACTTAGGGTTTGCTTATAGACCATCAATGCCTAACGAGCAGTCCAACCAGTCTCACCATCCTGAGGACTTCTTTGCTGATTTAGGAGAAATTGAGGCTGACCCACTAAACCTCTTGTTTTCACAATGTTTCTCAGCGGATGAGCAGCAGCAAAAGGGAGGCAAGGATGCAGCGCCCTCAGATCCATTCAATCTCTTTGATAATTGGTCAGGAGATCACAACACCAACAATACTTCATTTGGTGAAGCTAAGAGGCAGTTATAACAAGGCCAAGACTAATCACCATGAAAAAATATCAATCAACCCCTATACtctttttaagttagtttttgttctttctttttggtGGTGCAGTTTAAAACCTAGTTCTTGTGGTTTGAATTGAGTTTTACATGTTGGGGTGGGGGGAGATTCTAACTTTTCCACCTTTTTATAAGTTTTATAATTCTGGGTTCTTGTTATTTACCAGAATCGAGTCACGGATTAGGGAAAGAGAGAtgatgtgaaaagaagaaagagagagagagaaggtagtTGGTTGATTCGGAGCAGAACCAATGAGTCCCACATTCCTTTTGGAATTTTAGTGGATGGGACAGAAAGCTGAGGAACAGAAGGATTCTACAGTGGAAACAAGAACATCCATCA
Encoded proteins:
- the LOC126587951 gene encoding probable WRKY transcription factor 14, translated to MCSLFVPITRMENYQGDLTDILRAGTTTANVGAYPSDHQEPHADTWHFPSDHPMIFPSSSSAMEVEESKDNFGDPFSSYMRDPLLNELDISSSSLFSSPSCTARVEEGVTTTTFGGGGGGGGGHHVLSLGHHNHQGGVVVVDGDPKKRPCNIFSQMLQISPSAKVPMSPCDSPVIGGAVSSSPRGIKTSPDSAAMVASDMIINANSSSAAKGCLLANTGMQISSPRNPGIKRRKSQAKKVVCIPAPAAANSRPTGEVVPSDLWAWRKYGQKPIKGSPFPRGYYRCSSSKGCPARKQVERSRTDPNMLVITYTSEHNHPWPTQRNALAGSTRSQPSKNGVAAALKVSPSSSHQAHQKPTSPTKEEQNENMNDDNQVSPTVITAGSNSTVKEEFEGIEKQLEIDHHQQHLGFAYRPSMPNEQSNQSHHPEDFFADLGEIEADPLNLLFSQCFSADEQQQKGGKDAAPSDPFNLFDNWSGDHNTNNTSFGEAKRQL